A part of Nerophis lumbriciformis linkage group LG25, RoL_Nlum_v2.1, whole genome shotgun sequence genomic DNA contains:
- the hyls1 gene encoding centriolar and ciliogenesis-associated protein HYLS1, translating into MDFSEEELETQLALLGHTHVPKERLREFKQDLELLIQNGGWPSSSSTMNIKAQQWRPPAVTKEKVSPRDFEASPAGFYLHEDHHQGREDHSWSGGPALTDGEDAPTPTPSGAFIPDTHGRHFIKRKVLRKRGGQSLVCDESVYSRDSDCSSSLQERLSDLRLSPSAGRHVLPEDSLSSMEGVSLSGFESFITRSTRAGSDVDFRAKPKSFIRPVLTQQTKKTDCVARYCQYKQLWDTFKVPGERDHKELRWQIRERLAYQPPAPKAHRTYVANTYVVPTDKKRSALRWQVRNHLALGGPHHQCSY; encoded by the exons ATCTTGAACTGTTGATTCAAAATGGCGGCTGGCCGAGTTCATCTTCGACCATGAACATCAAAGCACAACAATGGAGGCCGCCCGCCGTCACCAAGGAGAAAG TGAGCCCACGCGACTTTGAGGCGTCCCCGGCGGGGTTTTACCTCCATGAGGATCATCATCAG GGCCGTGAAGACCACAGTTGGAGCGGCGGACCCGCGCTGACGGACGGCGAGGACGCGCCCACTCCCACTCCGAGTGGCGCCTTCATCCCCGACACCCACGGGAGACACTTCATCAAGAGAAAAGTCCTCAG GAAGCGAGGAGGACAGTCACTGGTCTGTGATGAGTCCGTCTACAGCCGAGACTCTG ATTGTTCCAGCAGCCTTCAAGAGCGTCTGTCCGACCTCCGCTTGTCTCCATCGGCCGGCCGCCACGTCCTTCCCGAGGACTCGCTGAGCTCCATGGAGGGCGTGTCCCTCAGCGGCTTCGAGTCCTTCATCACTCGCTCG ACACGAGCAGGAAGTGACGTCGACTTCAGAGCCAAACCCAAATCCT TCATCAGACCCGTGCTGACCCAGCAGACTAAGAAGACGGACTGTGTGGCCAG GTACTGCCAGTACAAGCAGCTGTGGGACACATTCAAGGTTCCTGGAGAACGCGACCACAAGGAACTGCGCTGGCAAATCAGG GAACGTCTGGCCTACCAGCCTCCAGCG CCCAAAGCCCACAGGACCTACGTGGCCAACACCTACGTGGTGCCCACTGACAAGAAGCGCTCGGCTCTGCGCTGGCAGGTCAGGAACCACCTGGCCCTTGGAGGACCTCATCATCAATGTtcatattag